From the genome of Virgibacillus proomii, one region includes:
- a CDS encoding ornithine cyclodeaminase, producing MGIINFIKKLVATEPNSTKSGATNEKFKSKMNPISKDYLIPVRKNKFQQHPAEKNQAEQQSSWNEFFSTSKTDPKLIGFNKRSRRKYKYLYHDNNTLVVEAAKAIEIVTRDQIKKIPLKGTSFEGLNAVCANPSGAILTKKETVAFINFDTNHGYRFEFNWQAFTFAIGYDYWLIGTRESYEGPGELYCFNLDGSLKWATGFKEQIDSIFGRISFMPYLLDVSSDSTDIFVGSMDRLYRLDTDGNLRARMAISDIKEKELKEKHKQLEKEISIKPKSEEEAINMIAKKMAADFMAGFERMSINSPFSNFAHDPETDMVFILEQEGRISAWNENGQMQWINTFKNKGRYLDWLDGKLIASFETGETFWLDKNGQFLYGAQLPMQAATIAVIPNQEKYLIVNKDNRLYELDKKTGELIKGSEGHPGMKLFTFQGQNVFFDGENGKQGYFWLAPIGHQWKHFETTTVADNQTNISNENQVAPEIIETKKFKKEWQLKSKKDWFGNRLIDFKNERIYVVDREERKSTKEMVELSDRERQKEYRSHNLICFDFNQNELWKKHLYSSMHTLYLSPNGETIFTSIPSKEEITYLPGYMLLFSKDGQDLGKIKVPAHGYHLDFIAEDKAIVNFSADRGQDRITGLLKRESEKWSLVKDYDPKMNESPFGKGINDFNGNHYTLKRVDKKKYNIKINDLEKELNFSAALYEAYEAKDCLIVRAGNRSIEFYNQSLEKTLQIKEKQNILSIIPSDNTFMVILKGEVRGYNYDGELMWKFSGMPKSYGARGYWMPSKQCFIWIDRNNMESLVATITEDGKILNSHSFDQKEYHREIKVSQRDECFVAQTNATIECYNF from the coding sequence ATGGGTATAATAAATTTTATTAAAAAGCTAGTTGCGACAGAGCCAAACAGTACTAAAAGTGGCGCAACAAATGAGAAATTCAAATCAAAAATGAACCCGATTAGCAAGGATTACTTAATTCCCGTTAGAAAGAATAAGTTCCAACAACATCCCGCAGAAAAAAACCAAGCTGAACAACAATCCTCATGGAACGAGTTCTTCTCAACTTCTAAGACTGATCCTAAGCTAATTGGTTTTAATAAACGTTCTCGTAGAAAATATAAATACTTATATCACGATAACAATACATTAGTTGTTGAGGCAGCAAAAGCAATTGAAATTGTCACCCGAGATCAAATAAAAAAAATACCTTTAAAAGGGACAAGTTTTGAAGGCTTAAATGCCGTTTGTGCCAACCCATCAGGAGCAATTTTAACAAAGAAAGAAACTGTTGCCTTTATTAATTTCGACACCAACCATGGGTACCGTTTTGAATTTAATTGGCAGGCCTTCACATTTGCGATAGGCTATGACTACTGGCTGATAGGAACAAGAGAAAGTTATGAAGGACCCGGGGAGTTATATTGCTTCAATCTGGATGGTTCTTTAAAATGGGCAACAGGATTCAAAGAACAAATAGATTCCATATTTGGTAGAATTTCATTCATGCCATATTTACTTGATGTCTCCTCAGATTCTACGGATATCTTTGTCGGCAGTATGGATAGACTTTATCGTTTAGATACTGATGGTAATTTAAGAGCTCGCATGGCGATCTCAGATATAAAAGAAAAAGAGCTTAAAGAAAAACATAAGCAATTAGAGAAGGAAATATCCATAAAACCAAAATCGGAAGAAGAAGCAATCAATATGATCGCAAAGAAAATGGCAGCTGACTTTATGGCAGGATTCGAACGTATGAGTATAAATTCCCCATTCTCCAATTTTGCTCACGATCCAGAAACGGATATGGTATTTATCCTCGAACAAGAAGGGCGTATATCTGCATGGAATGAAAACGGACAAATGCAGTGGATCAATACTTTCAAAAATAAAGGGAGATACCTTGATTGGCTAGATGGTAAACTTATTGCTTCGTTTGAAACTGGGGAGACATTCTGGCTGGACAAAAACGGTCAATTCTTGTACGGAGCACAACTACCTATGCAAGCGGCAACCATTGCTGTAATCCCAAACCAAGAAAAATACCTTATTGTAAACAAAGACAATCGTCTTTATGAACTAGATAAAAAGACGGGGGAATTAATTAAAGGTTCAGAAGGGCACCCAGGGATGAAGTTATTTACGTTCCAAGGCCAAAATGTTTTCTTTGATGGAGAAAACGGTAAACAAGGGTATTTTTGGTTAGCACCAATAGGTCATCAATGGAAACACTTTGAAACAACAACAGTTGCTGATAATCAAACTAATATATCTAATGAAAATCAAGTTGCTCCTGAGATTATAGAAACGAAGAAATTTAAGAAAGAGTGGCAATTAAAGAGTAAAAAGGACTGGTTCGGAAATAGACTTATTGATTTTAAAAACGAACGGATCTATGTTGTAGATCGAGAAGAAAGAAAATCAACTAAAGAGATGGTAGAATTATCTGACAGAGAACGACAGAAGGAGTACAGAAGCCACAATCTTATTTGTTTTGATTTCAATCAAAACGAACTTTGGAAAAAACATTTGTATTCATCTATGCACACGTTATATTTATCACCTAATGGTGAGACTATTTTTACGAGCATTCCAAGCAAAGAAGAAATCACTTATTTACCTGGTTATATGCTTTTGTTTTCTAAAGATGGGCAAGACTTAGGTAAAATCAAAGTGCCCGCGCATGGATATCATTTGGATTTTATAGCAGAAGATAAAGCAATCGTTAACTTTTCGGCTGATCGAGGGCAAGATCGTATTACAGGTTTATTAAAACGGGAATCAGAAAAGTGGTCCTTAGTCAAGGATTATGATCCTAAAATGAATGAAAGCCCATTTGGAAAAGGAATAAATGATTTCAATGGTAATCATTACACGTTAAAAAGAGTTGATAAAAAGAAATACAACATAAAAATAAACGATTTAGAAAAGGAATTAAATTTTTCCGCCGCTCTTTATGAGGCTTACGAAGCAAAAGATTGCCTCATTGTACGTGCAGGCAATCGTTCCATTGAATTTTATAATCAATCACTAGAAAAAACACTACAAATTAAAGAGAAACAAAATATTCTTAGTATTATCCCAAGTGATAACACTTTCATGGTAATTCTTAAAGGAGAAGTTAGAGGATACAATTATGATGGTGAATTGATGTGGAAATTTAGTGGGATGCCAAAAAGCTATGGTGCTCGTGGCTATTGGATGCCATCTAAGCAATGTTTCATTTGGATTGATCGCAATAACATGGAATCTTTAGTAGCAACTATCACAGAAGATGGTAAAATTCTAAACAGTCACTCTTTCGACCAAAAAGAATACCATAGGGAAATTAAGGTTTCTCAACGGGATGAATGCTTTGTAGCCCAAACAAATGCAACGATCGAATGCTATAACTTTTAA
- a CDS encoding erythromycin resistance leader peptide, with amino-acid sequence MTHAMRLRFPTLNQ; translated from the coding sequence ATGACACACGCTATGAGATTACGATTCCCAACTTTGAACCAGTAA
- a CDS encoding putative RNA methyltransferase, with the protein MANKEKSAEMVSENVEVFRCPICHFPVKVFGLKSLVCPNNHTFDFAKQGYVNMMTRPSSSHYDKKLFEARQKIIMKSNLYTFLHEKISEVIGKYLDASHAPAVILDAGCGEGSHLQRILEECNNDSITAIGLDISKEGIVMAAKNYQSPIWLVGDLANAPLEDQSYQVVLNVLSPANYMEFKRILTSDGLIIKVVPRSNYLKELREALFIDKNKRDYDNDEIVSLFKQHFHLEKYFKLSYVKELSQTELMNLVQMTPLAWKSEKEQIDTFIKQNSVGVTVDLDILVGYKRKKRGGK; encoded by the coding sequence ATGGCCAATAAAGAAAAAAGTGCTGAAATGGTGAGCGAAAATGTGGAAGTGTTTAGATGTCCGATTTGTCATTTTCCAGTAAAGGTTTTTGGCTTAAAAAGCCTCGTTTGTCCCAACAATCATACGTTTGATTTTGCAAAACAGGGTTATGTCAACATGATGACTCGCCCTTCAAGTAGTCATTACGACAAAAAGTTATTTGAAGCAAGGCAAAAAATAATTATGAAAAGTAACTTATACACATTCTTGCATGAGAAAATTTCAGAAGTGATTGGGAAGTATTTGGATGCTTCTCATGCTCCAGCTGTCATTCTTGATGCTGGATGTGGTGAGGGTTCTCATTTACAAAGGATTTTAGAGGAATGCAATAATGATTCGATAACTGCTATTGGGTTGGATATTTCAAAGGAAGGTATCGTGATGGCTGCTAAAAATTATCAAAGCCCCATTTGGCTTGTCGGTGATTTAGCAAACGCACCCTTGGAAGATCAATCATACCAAGTTGTTTTGAATGTCCTTTCACCAGCAAATTATATGGAATTCAAAAGAATATTGACTTCGGATGGTCTCATTATTAAAGTTGTTCCTCGCTCCAACTACCTAAAGGAACTGCGAGAAGCCCTTTTCATTGATAAAAACAAAAGAGATTATGACAATGATGAAATTGTATCGCTTTTCAAGCAACATTTTCATCTGGAAAAATATTTCAAGCTAAGCTATGTCAAAGAATTAAGTCAAACAGAGTTAATGAATCTCGTTCAAATGACTCCACTTGCTTGGAAGTCGGAAAAAGAACAAATTGATACATTTATAAAACAGAATTCTGTTGGGGTAACCGTTGATCTAGATATTTTGGTTGGGTATAAGCGAAAGAAAAGAGGTGGAAAGTGA
- a CDS encoding Msr family ABC-F type ribosomal protection protein, protein MKNVCIELENVEISFLDRVVLSIPRLAVHQFERIGIVGKNGAGKSTLLKLLAGQITPDHGDVKRFTDFAYFDQLDSTDDQHADYDLIGKLSIPKTNLENFSGGEQTRLKLASLFSNYHEGLLIDEPTTHLDETGRQFLLDELAYYYGALVLVSHDRYVLDQLVSKIWEIEDGSVTEYTGNYSDYVEQKELSKKQQQEQHEKYLKEKSRLMKAAEVKMKKADKVTQASKRVTKKDAKAKANKMFMTKSKDTSQKGIQRAAKALEQRVEQLEEVEAPKAENIIRFQQPQFLQLHNKFPIMADQLTLKAGDKVLLENASFQFPLGRTIAITGKNGSGKTTLLHHILQKGEGLTISPKAVFGAYEQMDYQFTEDKTVLGYMKEKTDDRESKVRSVLDKMEFKGNDLKKNVRHLSGGEAIRLVLCHLFLGRYNILVLDEPTNFLDVFCIEALEQFLQGYEGTVLLVSHDRTFIDRVSDDVYVLANQKLELRD, encoded by the coding sequence ATGAAAAACGTATGTATTGAATTGGAAAACGTCGAGATTTCATTTTTAGATCGAGTAGTGTTAAGTATCCCACGGCTTGCTGTCCACCAATTTGAGCGTATCGGTATTGTTGGTAAGAATGGAGCGGGTAAGAGTACACTCCTAAAACTTCTAGCAGGTCAAATAACACCAGATCACGGAGATGTGAAACGATTTACTGATTTTGCTTATTTTGATCAATTGGACTCAACGGATGATCAACATGCTGATTATGATTTAATAGGAAAGCTGTCTATACCGAAAACGAACCTTGAAAACTTTAGCGGTGGCGAACAGACAAGGCTGAAGCTTGCAAGTCTTTTTTCAAATTATCATGAAGGTTTGTTGATAGATGAGCCAACGACCCATCTAGATGAAACAGGGAGACAGTTTTTGCTAGATGAATTGGCCTACTACTACGGCGCGCTTGTACTTGTCAGTCATGACCGGTATGTATTGGATCAGCTGGTATCGAAAATTTGGGAGATAGAGGATGGAAGCGTAACGGAATATACAGGGAATTATTCCGATTACGTGGAACAAAAGGAACTATCCAAAAAACAGCAGCAAGAGCAGCATGAAAAGTATTTGAAAGAGAAATCACGATTGATGAAGGCCGCTGAGGTAAAAATGAAGAAGGCTGATAAGGTGACACAAGCAAGTAAGCGTGTTACGAAGAAAGATGCAAAAGCCAAAGCGAATAAAATGTTCATGACAAAATCCAAGGACACAAGCCAAAAGGGAATTCAAAGAGCAGCAAAAGCACTTGAGCAGAGAGTGGAACAGTTGGAAGAGGTTGAAGCACCCAAAGCAGAAAACATCATTCGCTTTCAACAGCCACAATTCCTTCAACTACACAATAAGTTTCCGATCATGGCAGACCAGTTAACGTTGAAAGCTGGTGATAAAGTCCTTCTCGAAAATGCAAGCTTCCAGTTCCCATTGGGGAGAACCATTGCCATTACGGGAAAAAACGGTTCGGGGAAAACAACATTACTTCATCATATTTTACAAAAGGGCGAAGGGCTTACAATTTCTCCGAAGGCTGTCTTTGGAGCCTATGAACAGATGGATTATCAATTTACGGAAGATAAGACCGTACTAGGATATATGAAGGAAAAAACCGATGATCGTGAAAGTAAAGTTCGCTCTGTTCTCGACAAAATGGAATTTAAAGGTAATGATTTAAAAAAGAATGTCCGCCATTTAAGTGGTGGAGAAGCCATTCGACTTGTGCTGTGCCACCTTTTCTTAGGAAGATATAATATTCTAGTTTTGGATGAACCAACCAACTTTCTGGACGTTTTTTGTATTGAAGCGTTAGAACAATTTTTGCAGGGGTACGAAGGAACAGTGCTTCTTGTATCACATGATCGAACTTTTATTGACCGAGTTTCCGATGATGTATATGTGCTGGCGAATCAAAAATTGGAGTTAAGAGACTAA
- a CDS encoding immunity 22 family protein has product MEKQGTISIWLGNVKKESFLEEYVNLTYDEEGESVPSKFFIDFNIEIDEDFIEKAMLDEHSNDISFLLKGCSYEEIIIRKIKHIKLTRSYNAVILIYNFEYNNEINSTGEFDFITSTRYLQ; this is encoded by the coding sequence ATGGAAAAACAGGGAACGATTTCTATATGGTTAGGTAATGTTAAAAAAGAAAGTTTTTTAGAAGAATATGTGAATTTAACATATGATGAAGAAGGTGAATCTGTACCTTCAAAATTTTTTATTGATTTTAATATTGAAATAGATGAAGACTTCATTGAAAAAGCGATGTTAGATGAGCATAGTAATGATATTTCTTTCTTATTAAAAGGTTGTTCATACGAAGAAATTATAATTCGTAAAATTAAACACATTAAATTAACAAGGTCTTATAATGCTGTAATTCTAATTTATAATTTTGAGTACAATAATGAAATTAATTCGACTGGTGAGTTTGATTTTATTACTTCTACTAGATATTTACAATAG
- a CDS encoding Ltp family lipoprotein, whose protein sequence is MKNYLFFLISALILFLTACGETKETEVNNADSAGGEQEEEVAETEEVKDVDVKEEIEEVEESETEEAIEETSEEEIAEETVESPDETLSQKNAVDMAENYLSYTAFSKSGLIEQLKYEGFDDDDANYAVNQISVDWQEQAVLMAQNYLDYSNFSRSGLIEQLVYEGFSNEDATYAADEMGL, encoded by the coding sequence ATGAAGAATTATTTGTTTTTTTTAATTTCAGCACTAATATTATTTTTAACAGCATGCGGAGAAACAAAGGAAACAGAAGTTAATAATGCTGATTCAGCAGGGGGAGAACAGGAAGAAGAAGTAGCGGAGACAGAAGAAGTTAAAGATGTGGACGTTAAAGAAGAAATTGAGGAAGTAGAAGAATCCGAGACAGAAGAAGCTATTGAAGAAACGTCAGAAGAAGAAATAGCAGAAGAGACTGTAGAAAGTCCTGATGAAACTCTATCACAGAAAAATGCAGTAGATATGGCTGAAAACTATTTAAGCTATACAGCTTTTTCTAAAAGCGGTCTAATAGAACAACTAAAATATGAAGGTTTTGATGACGATGACGCTAATTATGCAGTAAACCAAATAAGTGTTGATTGGCAAGAACAAGCAGTACTGATGGCTCAAAATTACTTAGACTACTCAAATTTTTCAAGAAGCGGCTTAATAGAGCAGCTAGTGTATGAAGGCTTTAGCAACGAAGATGCTACTTATGCTGCAGATGAAATGGGTCTTTAA
- a CDS encoding ImmA/IrrE family metallo-endopeptidase — protein MYETLLIEATYLGIDTYEKQMSHRIKGLYANNVIWINKNMETSYEKGCILAEELGHYHTSSGDIINQNIIQNRKQEKVARSWAYKKLVPLFKIIHAHKEGIRSRYELAQYLEITEEFLDNAIKRYKEKYGETVSYKGYTICFEPLGVIEWLNRNF, from the coding sequence ATGTACGAAACATTACTTATAGAGGCTACTTACCTTGGCATAGATACCTACGAAAAACAAATGTCTCATAGAATCAAAGGGTTGTACGCTAATAACGTTATTTGGATTAATAAAAATATGGAAACCTCTTACGAAAAAGGATGTATACTTGCCGAAGAACTAGGGCATTATCATACATCAAGTGGAGATATAATTAATCAAAATATAATTCAAAACAGAAAACAAGAAAAGGTAGCCAGATCCTGGGCTTATAAAAAACTAGTTCCACTATTTAAAATAATCCATGCTCATAAAGAAGGTATAAGAAGCCGATACGAATTAGCTCAATATCTTGAAATTACAGAGGAGTTTTTAGATAACGCCATTAAACGTTATAAAGAGAAATACGGTGAAACCGTTAGCTATAAAGGATACACCATTTGTTTTGAACCACTTGGTGTTATAGAGTGGTTGAACAGAAATTTTTAA
- a CDS encoding helix-turn-helix domain-containing protein, protein MTLFERVKKLAGKNKMTIAELERKLEMGSNTLYKWKKQKPSIDKVQKVADYFNVSVDFLLGRTDKKKLPEQNIDTIAAHHDGEEWTEKELEEIERFKEFVRLKRKQ, encoded by the coding sequence ATGACTCTATTTGAACGGGTAAAAAAACTAGCTGGCAAAAATAAGATGACGATAGCTGAATTGGAAAGAAAGTTAGAAATGGGCTCAAATACGCTTTATAAATGGAAAAAACAAAAGCCTTCTATAGATAAAGTACAGAAAGTTGCAGATTACTTTAATGTATCTGTAGATTTTCTCCTTGGTCGTACTGATAAAAAAAAATTACCTGAACAAAATATAGACACTATAGCCGCTCACCATGATGGCGAAGAATGGACAGAAAAAGAGTTGGAAGAAATTGAACGATTTAAAGAATTTGTTCGCTTAAAAAGAAAACAATAG
- a CDS encoding tail fiber domain-containing protein produces MGIQIINPLDYGAVGDGIDDDTQAFIKIEEENHNMLVNLLGKTYFVTKKFSGNIYLNGSFKINNILYDAPFQITRAGNTNVFSGKQAGESNDLYYEKSGGYRNVGIGELSLNKNGSNIEKAGWRNVAIGHSSMRDNIVGYNNVAVGDSALERNIGRIINSEGKPDRNDEGSRNTALGSYALRYNVSGRGNVGIGRNAAHANETGNYNTAVGTNAYSGTVTEGGQQDRKQASENTAVGYNSLFNTNENRNTGVGAWSLYNNKTGIYNTIMGWRSAFSSTANNRLISIGSSTMRDLEGSGNHDNVAVGTEAMRYLKKGHSNTALGDKSLSYDINGNPLTNVKNSIGVGKQSRVSGDNQLQLGSSGITTYAYGAIQNRSDKRDKADIKDTALGLDFILKLRPRDFKWDYRDDYIELNNDGSVTKLKKDGTKKRNRYHHGLIAQEVKTVMDDLNVDFGGFQDHKMDNGNDILTIGYTELIAPLIKAIQDLNVKVESLNFEIEELKNI; encoded by the coding sequence ATGGGAATCCAAATTATTAATCCACTTGATTATGGCGCTGTTGGAGACGGAATTGATGATGACACGCAAGCTTTTATAAAAATTGAGGAAGAAAATCATAATATGCTTGTAAATTTATTGGGAAAAACTTATTTTGTTACTAAGAAATTTTCTGGAAACATTTATCTTAATGGCTCTTTTAAAATTAACAATATATTATATGATGCTCCGTTTCAAATAACACGGGCTGGAAACACAAATGTATTTTCCGGAAAACAAGCAGGTGAATCTAATGACTTGTATTACGAAAAGTCAGGTGGTTATAGAAATGTAGGCATCGGAGAATTATCATTGAACAAAAACGGTAGTAATATTGAAAAGGCCGGATGGCGCAACGTTGCCATTGGACATTCATCTATGAGAGATAATATTGTAGGTTATAATAACGTTGCGGTTGGTGATTCCGCACTTGAGAGGAATATTGGACGTATTATTAATTCTGAAGGTAAACCTGATAGAAATGATGAGGGAAGTCGTAACACAGCACTTGGATCCTACGCTTTAAGATATAATGTTTCAGGAAGAGGGAACGTTGGAATAGGAAGAAATGCAGCCCATGCAAATGAAACAGGAAATTATAATACAGCTGTAGGAACAAATGCTTACTCTGGAACTGTAACAGAAGGCGGTCAACAAGACAGAAAACAAGCGAGTGAAAATACTGCTGTAGGTTATAACTCGCTATTTAACACAAACGAAAACCGCAATACTGGTGTTGGAGCCTGGTCTTTATACAATAATAAGACAGGTATTTACAATACAATAATGGGATGGCGATCAGCGTTTTCCTCAACTGCAAATAACCGTTTAATCTCCATCGGTTCTTCTACAATGAGAGATTTAGAAGGTTCAGGAAATCACGATAATGTTGCTGTAGGAACTGAAGCAATGCGCTATTTAAAGAAGGGGCATTCTAATACTGCTTTAGGTGATAAATCTCTTTCCTATGATATAAATGGTAATCCTTTAACAAATGTTAAAAATTCAATAGGAGTTGGCAAACAATCAAGAGTATCAGGAGATAATCAGTTACAATTAGGAAGCAGCGGAATAACAACATATGCCTATGGAGCAATTCAAAATCGTTCAGATAAAAGGGATAAAGCAGATATAAAAGATACAGCTTTAGGATTAGATTTCATTTTAAAATTACGTCCTAGAGATTTTAAATGGGACTATCGTGATGATTATATTGAACTCAACAATGATGGATCTGTTACTAAATTAAAAAAAGACGGCACCAAAAAACGAAATAGGTACCATCATGGTCTTATTGCTCAAGAAGTTAAAACTGTGATGGATGATTTAAATGTAGATTTCGGTGGTTTCCAAGACCATAAAATGGATAATGGTAACGATATTCTGACAATTGGTTATACGGAGTTAATCGCACCATTGATAAAAGCAATACAAGATTTAAATGTAAAAGTTGAATCACTCAATTTTGAAATTGAGGAATTAAAAAATATATAG
- a CDS encoding right-handed parallel beta-helix repeat-containing protein, which produces MIFSNKENKSPVLNVKAEGAKGDGIADDTLVFKQILESAQSSAGIQVYIPSGIYRLTEELVIFSNTTILADSNAHVVRDHPGYLLINGYKNTQSKFPPSKFTRYNGNGNISIYGGIWNGNGINQKSKASIFHFGHGCNLRIEKATFLDVANSHHIEFNASKDIYITECKFLGHVGESTLNESIQLDLSKRGVTILGKDDETPCKNVWIKNCFFSDSKTEGSNHIPRAIGSHTATIGVYHQNINIENNVVENSLSFAFRAYAWKNVSITNNKLINCGAGINWRTNMVGNSMDSHTEDEDGFQTGKSQIVENGVISGNIVEGGMNNGRAIEIYGENTGKAKGLTVTGNVITLIPSRSINDAILLNYTQESTVTGNRVYGAKKSGIACRNVWSVIVTGNVIDYVEGQGIEVSGESAYSTISNNNIKKTGKNGIYVTKVDTCTITGNTIGGVNGKKDTSLYAHIRLTNNVRRISITGNTCRNLGSNYVATFALSITSGTDIVRSGNNFSGLSTSGVKGLNDGSDLQ; this is translated from the coding sequence ATGATATTCTCAAATAAAGAAAACAAATCGCCAGTATTGAATGTAAAAGCAGAAGGAGCTAAGGGAGATGGAATAGCTGATGATACTTTAGTTTTTAAACAAATTTTAGAATCTGCTCAGAGTTCAGCAGGTATACAAGTTTATATTCCTTCTGGTATCTATCGGTTAACTGAAGAATTAGTTATTTTTAGTAATACTACTATTTTAGCTGATTCTAACGCTCATGTAGTGCGAGATCATCCAGGATACCTTTTAATTAATGGATACAAAAACACCCAATCTAAATTCCCGCCTTCTAAATTCACTAGGTATAATGGGAATGGAAATATTTCAATATATGGAGGTATCTGGAATGGAAACGGCATTAACCAAAAAAGTAAAGCTTCCATATTTCATTTCGGTCATGGATGTAATTTAAGAATAGAAAAGGCAACCTTTTTAGACGTGGCAAATTCACATCACATTGAATTTAATGCTTCCAAAGATATTTATATCACAGAATGTAAGTTTCTAGGTCATGTTGGAGAATCTACACTAAATGAATCTATACAACTAGATTTAAGTAAAAGGGGAGTAACCATACTAGGCAAAGACGATGAAACTCCCTGCAAAAATGTCTGGATTAAAAATTGCTTCTTTTCTGATAGTAAGACAGAAGGTTCAAATCACATTCCTAGAGCCATTGGTTCACATACTGCCACCATTGGAGTTTATCATCAAAATATTAACATAGAAAATAACGTGGTAGAGAACTCATTAAGTTTTGCTTTCAGAGCATATGCTTGGAAAAATGTTTCTATTACAAACAATAAACTTATCAACTGCGGAGCAGGAATAAATTGGAGAACAAATATGGTGGGTAATTCAATGGATAGTCATACGGAAGATGAAGATGGTTTTCAAACAGGAAAATCTCAAATAGTAGAGAATGGGGTTATTTCCGGTAACATTGTGGAAGGAGGTATGAACAATGGTCGTGCAATTGAAATATATGGAGAAAATACGGGAAAAGCTAAAGGCTTGACAGTAACGGGAAATGTAATAACCTTAATCCCATCACGTTCTATAAATGACGCTATCCTTCTTAATTACACCCAAGAAAGCACAGTTACTGGAAATAGAGTATACGGGGCTAAAAAATCTGGTATTGCTTGTAGAAATGTATGGAGCGTAATTGTTACGGGGAATGTAATTGACTATGTTGAAGGACAAGGTATTGAAGTTTCTGGTGAATCAGCATACTCCACAATAAGTAATAACAACATTAAAAAGACTGGTAAAAATGGGATCTATGTAACAAAAGTAGATACTTGTACAATTACAGGAAACACCATAGGAGGAGTAAATGGTAAAAAGGATACATCTTTATATGCTCATATCAGGCTTACAAATAATGTTAGAAGAATTAGTATAACAGGAAATACTTGTAGGAATCTAGGTTCCAACTATGTTGCAACCTTTGCTTTATCGATAACAAGTGGAACTGATATTGTTCGCTCAGGAAATAACTTTTCAGGATTATCGACAAGTGGTGTAAAAGGATTGAATGATGGAAGTGATTTACAATAA
- a CDS encoding heavy-metal-associated domain-containing protein: MTKVILQLEPLTCPSCIKKIETALIKVTGVKTAKVLFHASKAKVEFDDAKTNIEQLEKTITKLGYTVLSRKVQDSHFNS; the protein is encoded by the coding sequence ATGACAAAGGTAATTTTACAATTAGAGCCATTGACCTGTCCATCATGTATTAAAAAAATCGAAACAGCACTGATAAAAGTTACAGGAGTAAAAACTGCAAAGGTTCTTTTCCATGCAAGCAAGGCAAAAGTGGAGTTTGATGATGCAAAAACAAATATAGAACAATTAGAAAAAACGATTACGAAATTAGGATATACTGTTTTATCCCGTAAGGTGCAAGACTCCCACTTCAATAGTTGA